Proteins encoded together in one Branchiostoma floridae strain S238N-H82 chromosome 18, Bfl_VNyyK, whole genome shotgun sequence window:
- the LOC118405709 gene encoding uncharacterized protein LOC118405709, whose product MGVTTGDKAGKVLFAVFGAVLGYSLSLLQNFGTTVNTLPAIAINDDVSPIRSSLGDSPWPPEIPQEDGPRKILLDCGANVASTVQLFRETYPDGEDYIIHSFELDVRLAPYFASYSNHVLHCPVAVAGEDGNITAYAESAWKPDKGKVGGKDMQWGGGAIYASEAEKQDEIHGRRFGVKNTIPMVDLSTWIQENTALEDYVIFKLDVEGAEYEILEKMIKEGTFKWIDKFYGEFHGWTPVPGWSAQRKQELRNTMKTHGIVMLDWAGEHKRYQDMESIHKIDIPEGTTGSAGVVYSNCSPSVPARLALTVQVGMNRKAAHKLVETIRAHPSNMPVTLFVYGDFVQEHPDLITKWADRYTIGIRENAPFPADHWVLQNANVMRMSLVSTVQRMQEVGQRPAYYYPDGLSDRVKDTAKNRGLRIIQPTTKFPPNLGTLLREDNYYRYRDVERTPKALRILYERISKGGILSLDSDHPDSYMISAFLMDYLYENSGFQLVNVNDCLK is encoded by the exons ATGGGGGTGACCACTGGTGACAAGGCAGGCAAAGTGCTCTTCGCCGTGTTTGGAGCTGTTCTGGGATATAGCctgtctttgttgcaaaacttCGGCACCACCGTCAATACCCTTCCTGCTATAGCTATCAACGACGATGTGTCGCCTATTCGCTCGTCCTTAGGCGATTCTCCCTG GCCTCCAGAGATACCACAGGAGGATGGGCCACGGAAAATACTTCTCGACTGCGGAGCCAATGTTGCATCTACCGTACAG TTATTCAGGGAGACCTACCCCGATGGAGAGGATTACATTATCCACTCGTTTGAGCTGGACGTGAGACTGGCACCCTACTTTGCGTCCTACTCCAACCACGTCCTGCACTGCCCGGTCGCTGTGGCTGGGGAAGACG GAAATATCACGGCCTACGCCGAGTCAGCCTGGAAACCGGACAAGGGAAAAGTCGGTGGAAAAGACATGCAGTGGGGAGGAGGGGCGATCTACGCTTCCGAGGCAGAGAAGCAGGACGAAATCCACGGCCGCCGATTCGGTGTAAAGAACACCATACCAATGGTGGATCTTTCAACGTGGATACAAGAAAACACCG CCTTGGAAGATTACGTCATCTTCAAACTTGACGTCGAGGGAGCTGAGTACGAAATTCTGGAGAAGATGATCAAAGAAGGGACCTTCAAATGGATAGACAA GTTTTATGGCGAGTTCCACGGCTGGACCCCTGTTCCAGGATGGTCAgcccaaagaaaacaagaactCAGGAATACTATGAAAACACACGGAATAGTGATGTTGGATTGGGCAGGGGAGCACAAAAGATATCAGGACATGGAATCCATTCACAAGATTGAC ATCCCAGAGGGCACCACTGGATCTGCTGGAGTGGTCTACTCCAACTGTTCCCCTAGTGTTCCCGCTAGGCTTGCCCTCACGGTTCAGGTCGGGATGAACAGGAAGGCAGCCCACAAGCTGGTGGAGACCATCCGAGCGCACCCTAGCAACATGCCGGTCACTCTCTTCGTCTACGGGGACTTCGTGCAGGAGCATCCGGACCTGATCACCAAGTGGGCAGACAGATATACGATAGGGATACGAGAG AATGCGCCATTTCCCGCAGACCATTGGGTCCTACAGAATGCCAACGTCATGCGGATGAGTCTGGTATCTACCGTACAGCGGATGCAGGAAGTGGGGCAGAGACCAGCCTATTACTATCCGGACGGCCTGTCGGATCGAGTCAAAGATACAGCGAAGAACAGAGGACTGAGGATCATTCAGCCGACAACCAAGTTTCCGCCAAACCTtg GTACGCTGTTGAGGGAAGACAACTATTACCGGTACAGAGACGTGGAGAGGACACCCAAGGCGCTCCGTATCCTCTATGAGCGCATCTCGAAAGGAGGGATCCTCAGTCTGGACAGCGATCATCCAGACAGCTACATGATATCCGCCTTTCTCATGGACTATCTGTATGAAAACTCCGGCTTTCAACTGGTCAACGTGAACGACTGTTTGAAGTGA